The nucleotide sequence AATGTAGAGAAAAGTACAAAAATTATCCCCAAAAGATTGTACACGAGtactaaatacacaatgagtaacgataacgtggctatatactgtacatggggtAGCAGTAGCAAGTCGATATGGAGGGTTAAGAGGTAgttgagatatacagtatatgtacatataggtagggataaagtgactaggcaacaggttaGATATTGCATATGGCAATATATGGCAGTTCTTAAAACATTTGATGAATAACTAGCTTTATCGGCTCTCTGCTTTTCAGGACTGTTCCTTGAATATTTACAATGTATTAATCTGAATGAGTTTCTATAATCAGGAAAgcacatctacacacactacattaCAAAGTGACTGTGACTGTCCAACAGTTCATTGCTGAATGACAGAACTATCTAGAGcagagtttcccaaactcagtcctggggtCTCTCCTGGGTGcgtgttttggtttttgccctagcactacacagctgattcaaatatcCAAAACttgatttgaatcagctgtgtagtgctagggcaaaaaaactaAACGTGCAGCTGGGGGGATGGGGAATCTGTTGCAACCCACTTCAATGTACTCAATGTATCTCATCCATTGTCTAGCTCTTTTGTTATTCAAGCCTTGGATAGATTAGCAGTGGAAGAAGAGATCCTCACTGAATGCTTCCCTCACCTGGCCGTCAGGTAACGGACCACACATTGAGGTGCAGTGTACAGTATACGCAGCTGGACAAGAATTAGTTACCATGCTGAGAAACAAAATGCACCTTGTTTTCACAGTAACCACATGCATGTCTGTAATCCGTTAAAAAACAACATTGATTGTCAGTGCACGTTTCCCTGCAAGGTCTAGAGTAGTATTTGTGGTGAGATCACATCCACTGGCCACAGTCTGTCCCCACAAATAATTTAGTTACTTGTCCTTCACTTGATCTTCCTCCTCTGTAGCCTTGCCTGCAATTGACCTCTATGCAGGACTAGTGTCTTCTGAACTAGGAAGGGTAACATACTGCCAATTGGTTGCAAAAGCATGACTAAGATTATATTACTGCTCAGTTGCAGAAATAAACTATACTCAGGTTATTAGGGTTCAACACAGTGTTCACACTTCAGTACTGAAGAGTACTCCAGAGAAGCACACATGCTACCACCGTGGTTAATTCATTTGCCAGCCAATACCGGTCTTGATCAGTCACTACATTATTCCTGTTTTGGGGTGTAGCAACCATACTGAAATCTAATGGCCAATAGCCCAAAGAATGTGTGGTGGGTTCAACCCCCCCCCATGTTTCGCAGCAATGGCTACACAGTCTGTATCGTCAAAGACATGGTTAAATTATCACTGCTGAAAGTGAACAGAAGACAAAAACAGTGACTTGATTAAACATTTTATTGACTAAATTAAAGTTCAACTTTACTGGGCACCTTTACccctttaaagggatactttgggattttggcaatgaggcccttcaTTTAATTCCCTGGAGTCAGAACCCATGGATGTCATTTAGATGCGTTGAAGCAATGTTTGGAAGTACATAGTATTTACTAGCAACGTCCATTGATTGCACCAACACTAATTAGCATTTGCCAAACCATCTCCAACTTCCCTCATACTTGTTCAAAGGATTCCTTACAGTCGGCTGagaaagtagataaagggcctcattgccaaaaacCCAATTATTCCTTCAGTGAAGTGCAGTTGTACTCCCATGCAGAGAGAAGAGGTATGTCTGTGGAAATCATATAGAAATGTGCATCAAACCATAGACAGACTTGAAACTACCAACAAAGCAGACAGTTAAGTCACTAAGATATGTATGTCTACAAAAGGACCTGAATGCCAACATTGAGTCCTTTGTTGCACAGCCAGAATAGGTTCAAGTATGGATGGTGTCCCTCCGCAAATGGAGCCTCCAAGCCACCATTCTAAAGACATCTGCATGTTAAACATAGGAACTAACACCCTCACTATGCCAAATGAGACATTACACCTATGAGATATGACTGGGAAATGGGCTCGATAAAAGCGATTGCAAATCTGGGAAGATGTGTCCAAATAGATTGTGCTAGTCTCACTTGTACCTTTGGCAAGATACAGGCATTACAAACTGCTGTAGTAGTTTAAGGTCTAGAGCAACTCAGCACATTCAAACAGTAGCACAGGAGTCACAAAGCAAAAAAGCTCTCTGGGGTAAAGCAGATGCACGACTACATTCTCTAGCTTTCCTTTATTATACAATCAAAGGCCACTGTTAAAGCATTTACAACTTAAGTataacaaaatgtagaacagCATTAACAAAAATCTCTTCGTTGCATTTTATGGCAACTAGTGAAAGTAGTATTTGTACTGTAACATATACACATTACATATGGTACATCTTAGTCCATGCAGTTGCGCACAGCCAGTTGTGTATCATGGTATGTTTTCATTTTAATATTTGAAGTGTGTGGGAAGTTGTGACATCAGCCACCAGTGCATTACAGTCCAGGTTGGGAGGAGAGGCACTCCAGGCCTCACAGAACTCAGCCAGACTTGAAGAGGAGGATGGCCACCTGCCCCAAATAGAAGTAGATGAAATGCTTTGTCTCATGAGTGACGTAGCTGCCGAAGTTCCTCCCAACAATGCAATGCCATGTTGGGTTATATTTCTTGTCAAATTCCTATAGGGatttataaaaaaaacaaaaacagggcTTAAGTAATCCATGACTACACGAGGAAGAAAATGACCTCATGCAGCCCATGTCATATTTTAAACAGCTTGCACCATGGAAGACAATTGGAATACACAGGCCAAAGGCAGCAGGCCTGACTGGGTTGATTCTACAGTATTCACATCTCACCTTCTTTATGTAGGCCGCAATGTCCTTCTCTATATTGTACTTCTCCATGGCCTGGGTAGCACAGTCCACTGCATCCTGCTGCATGTCCTCTGACATGTCAGCATTCTTGATTACTGCCTTCCTGTCAGTCATGATGCctgcaaacaaaaacaaaacgtcACAACTAACGTTGTCACTATAGACACAAAATTACAAGTCTAGTGAAGTGATAAGGCCTGAATTCACAGGAAACTCCTGCAACTAtggggcggcaagtagcctaATGGGCAGagcgaaaggttgctggattgagtcccagagctgacaaggtaaagatgtaattctgccactgaacaaggcagttaacacaccgttcctagaccgtcattgttaataagaacgttcttaaccgacttg is from Oncorhynchus gorbuscha isolate QuinsamMale2020 ecotype Even-year linkage group LG19, OgorEven_v1.0, whole genome shotgun sequence and encodes:
- the LOC124005164 gene encoding dynein light chain 2, cytoplasmic, producing MTDRKAVIKNADMSEDMQQDAVDCATQAMEKYNIEKDIAAYIKKEFDKKYNPTWHCIVGRNFGSYVTHETKHFIYFYLGQVAILLFKSG